From a single Rickettsia endosymbiont of Cantharis rufa genomic region:
- a CDS encoding pseudouridine synthase: protein MQRLAKVISNAGVCSRRDAEKLIIEGQVRVNGITILSPAINVEISNQIEVSGVLINQSQKPRLWIYYKPVGLITTHKDPLSRKTVFEDLSGLPRVISIGRLDLNSEGLLLLTNSGDLAREFELPSSRLKRVYHVRAYGNPDILLKSDYKNLEIDGIFYNPGSIKLLKRNKTNAWFEVILFEGKNREIRKIFGYFGLKVNKLIRVQYGSFTISNLKPGAYKEISNKILER, encoded by the coding sequence ATGCAGAGACTAGCCAAAGTAATTAGTAATGCAGGTGTTTGTTCTAGGCGCGATGCCGAAAAGCTAATAATTGAAGGGCAAGTGAGGGTAAATGGCATTACAATTTTATCACCGGCTATAAATGTTGAGATTAGTAATCAAATTGAAGTATCAGGCGTATTAATCAATCAATCGCAAAAACCGAGGCTTTGGATATATTACAAGCCTGTCGGTTTAATTACTACTCATAAAGATCCTTTATCTCGTAAAACCGTGTTTGAGGATTTATCCGGTTTACCTCGTGTTATTTCAATAGGTAGGTTGGATTTAAATAGTGAAGGTTTGTTATTACTAACTAATAGCGGTGATTTAGCAAGAGAGTTTGAGCTACCTTCAAGTAGGTTAAAGCGAGTATATCATGTTAGGGCGTATGGGAATCCTGATATTCTACTAAAAAGCGATTATAAAAATTTAGAAATTGACGGTATATTTTATAATCCAGGGTCAATAAAGTTGCTTAAACGAAATAAGACTAATGCTTGGTTTGAAGTAATTCTATTTGAAGGAAAAAATCGTGAAATTAGAAAAATATTCGGGTATTTTGGGCTAAAAGTTAACAAATTAATTAGGGTTCAGTATGGTAGTTTTACAATAAGCAATCTAAAACCTGGAGCTTATAAAGAAATAAGTAATAAAATACTGGAAAGATAA